One Rissa tridactyla isolate bRisTri1 chromosome 4, bRisTri1.patW.cur.20221130, whole genome shotgun sequence DNA window includes the following coding sequences:
- the SNX6 gene encoding sorting nexin-6 produces MMQEGSDDGPDFLSEEDRGLRAINVDLQTDAALQVDISDALSERDKVKFTVHTKSSLPNFKQNEFSVVRQHEEFIWLHDSFVENEDYAGYIIPPAPPRPDFDASREKLQKLGEGEGSMTKEEFTKMKQELEAEYLAIFKKTVAMHEVFLCRVAAHPILRKDLNFHVFLEYNQDLSVRGKNKKEKLEDFFKNMVKSADGVIVSGVKDVDDFFEHERTFLVEYHNRVKDASAKSDKMTRSHKNVADDYNRIGSSLYALGTQDSTDICKFFLKVSELFDKTRKIEARVSADEDLKLSDLLKYYLRESQAAKDLLYRRSRSLVDYENANKALDKARAKNKDVLQAETTQQICCQKFEKISESAKQELIDFKTRRVAAFRKNLVELAELELKHAKGNLQLLQSCLAVLNGDT; encoded by the exons ATGATG CAGGAAGGCTCGGACGACGGCCCAGATTTCCTCTCGGAGGAGGACCGAGGT ctTAGAGCAATAAATGTAGATCTCCAGACTGATGCTGCTCTGCAAGTGGATATCTCAGATGCTCTCAGTGAGAGGGACAAAGTGAAATTCACTGTCCATACAAAG agTTCCTTAccaaatttcaaacaaaatgagtTTTCTGTTGTCCGGCAACATGAAGAGTTTATTTGGCTTCATGATTCTTTTGTTGAGAATGAGGACTATGCTGGCTATATC AttccaccagcaccacccaggCCTGACTTTGATGCCTCAAGGGAGAAATTGCAGAAActtggagaaggggaaggatcAATGACTAAAGAAGAATTCACCAAGATGAAACAAGAACTGGAGGC tgaATATTTGGCAATATTCAAGAAGACAGTTGCAATGCATGAAGTGTTTTTGTGTCGCGTGGCAGCGCATCCTATTTTGAGAAAGGATTTAAATTTCCATGTATTCTTGGAATATAATCAGGAT TTGAGCGTTCgtgggaaaaataagaaagagaaacttgaagacttctttaaaaatatggttAAATCAGCAGATGGTGTCATTGTTTCAGGAGTAAAG gatgtGGATGACTTCTTTGAACATGAAAGAACATTCCTTGTAGAATATCACAACCGAGTCAAAGATGCTTCTGCCAAATCTGATAAAATGACAAGATCACATAAAA atGTGGCGGATGACTATAATAGAATTGGTTCTTCATTATATGCATTAGGAACGCAGGACTCCACAGATATATGCAA GTTTTTTCTGAAGGTATCAGAGCTATTTGACAAAACAAGG aAAATAGAGGCCCGGGTATCCGCTGATGAAGATCTTAAACTTTCCGATcttctgaaatattatttaagGGAATCTCAAGCTGCTAAG GATCTCCTATATAGAAGATCTAGGTCACTAGTGGATTATGAAAATGCTAATAAGGCATTGGATAAAGCAAGAGCGAAAAATAAAGATGTGCTGCAAGCTGAAACTACTCAGCAAATATGCTGTCAGAAATTTGAGAAAATATCTGAATCGGCAAAACAAG aaCTGATAGACTTTAAGACAAGAAGAGTTGCAGCATTCAGAAAAAATCTGGTGGAACTAGCAGAACTGGAATTAAAGCATGCTAAG ggTAACttacagctgctgcagagctgcctggcagtGTTAAATGGTGATACATAA